The genomic window GATGATGCCAGACTAAAAAGTAGACATGACGAACTGGGGAGGGCAACATAAAATCAGGGGATGACCATTCACTGCCTTTTTTAATACAAATTAGTTTGATAGACTACACCAAAAATTATTTATCAACATATAATCTAGTAAAATCCACCAAAAAGGAGCTTTATAACTAAAGCCATTGCCATTGCAAGAGGACTTCGGGGACCACGGGGGCCACGAGGTCCTCAAGGGCCCCAGGGACCGCAGGGACCTCCAGGACCACGAGGACCCGCTTCCTGGATATCGTTCAATGATCCCGGTCTCGCAATACTTCATAGGCAGACACAACCGTCCCGCGATGCACTCAACGTTGTTCTGCCAGGGGATCTTTCTTTTCCAGCAGATCCAGCAGACAACGAACGCCCGCCATTATTCGAAGTCAATAGGAGGGGAAAAAATGAATTCAGATACTGTTTATAAAAATTTGGTGGATATCATCAACCAAACGGTAGGCCGCAAGTCAGTCAGCGTGAAGAAAATCAAAACACTGTTTGCGGAGGGTAAGCGGATTCGCAAACAATACGGCCTGACGGGATTGTGGTCATACACTTTACAATTTCCCTATCACTTTTTCACGAAGGAGGAAATCGAAAAACTTAAGAAATCCCCACGCTGGAATGAACTGTCATACAAGACGATCGACGCAATGGTGGCAGAAGGCGTGATTAATCCTAAGGAAGCGAGGATAATTAAACGGTCCGTGCACAGAAATTAGGCTGGTACGTTTAGACATATTTTTTAGACACAATTTTACCAATCCCCTGTACATTAAGGGATACTACCAGCATTTTTTAAAAGTGTACGTAGGCAACCAAGTGAAGCGATAAGGTAGTTTTTCCATTCGAAGACCAACCAAAATCAGCGGTAGATTGGTTCCTCCGTTAAAAGGATCACCCAACTTTTATGATAGGATCGTTTCAGCTGTTCGCAACTCGCGTACCTCCCTAATGGAGATCGGAACACCTGTCTCCCTTCGCCGTGTAAGCGGCTTTTCCGTTCTTAGACTACTATAGACTCCCTCACCCTAGGACCCGCGTCTTAGGCGATCCCACATTCCCTCGGTACCAGACGTTTCAGCGTGGTTTAGGTGCCTCGTTCGCTTCCTTGAGTGAGGTCATTCCTCAACGTCTTTCTGTCGGAAGGCTCGGGCTGCCAGAAGCTAAACACACCCTAAACAGACAGCATCAACATAAGACGTGGTGGTCGATGGGCGATTAATTGTGCCACTGAAAACGAGGTTCAAGCAGTTTAGCTTTCACCATGCCACGCGGTCTTGCAGAACCCGGCCATACACGTCTTCTGTTCCGTTTCCACTTTAGTGACATGATGTTTTCCCCTTCAGCTTTCGCCTCCAGGTTGGTTACTCGACCCAATAGTGTTCCTTCCAAATAGCTGGGAATAGGTGAAACCTTCCTTTTTCTTTTTTTCTCCCCCGATGAATAAGGTGTTGTAGCAGGGAGAAAGCATGGAGGAGGAGCCGGCATGTCCTTGATGGAACGGGTGGAGGCGACGATCCGCCGTTTACGTGAAACCTTGCTGCAGTGCCAAGGGACAGACGGTCGCTGGTCGTTTTGTTTTGAAAGCGGCGTGATGACCGACGCATATATGATCTTGCTGATGAAGCTATTGGAAGTGCGGGATGAACGGTTGACACAGGGCCTGGTGGAGCGGATTCTGGCCAGACAGGACAAAGATGGTGTCTGGCGAGTGTTTGAGGATGAGATGGAGGGAAATTTGTCGGCGACGGTGGATGCCATCTTGGCACTGATGTATGCGGGCGTATGGAAAAAAGGGAACCTCGTCGTCAAGCGGGTGCGTAAATACGTACGGCATCGACGTGGCTTACGACATGCGGGTTCACTAACCAAAGTTGTCCTGTCATTGTTAGGACATCTTCCCTGGGATCAACATCCCAAGGTGCCGACGGAATTTATGCTGTTACCTCTGTGGTTTCCTGTCAATCTATTTGATTTTGTCGGATTTACCCGCGTGCATGTGGTGCCCATACTGGTGGCGGCGGATCGTAAATATGCGGCCTATCTTCCGGAACGGCCCGATCTGTCCGGGTGGGAGGGGTCGAAGCCGGATGAGTTGCCGTATATCCTGTCGGATTCGCCGTTGAACGAGTGGGTGAACGCAGCATTCTCATCGTTTCCCGACGGAGCATTCGGGGCGTCGTCCAGACGTGAGGCCGCGTTGAAGTGGGCGGAGGCGTTCATGCTGGGACGGTTGGAACCGGACGGCACGCTGTACAGTTACTTCACCACAACGTTTTTGATGGTGTTTGCCTTGTTGGCACTGAACTATCCCAAGGATCATCCGGTGTTGGTGCGCGCGATGCAGGGATTACGGGCATTTGCTTACCCGCTGGCCGAAGGACTTCATTTACAGGAGACCACTTCGACGGTGTGGGATACGTCCCTGATCACACACGCATTGTTGGAAAGCGGTGTAAAGCCGGATCATCCTGTCATCAAGCGGAGTCTCCGTTATCTGTTGTCCCGTCAACAGACGAAACGGTCGGACTGGGCGCTGAAAAATCCGGGTGTTCCCGCGGGAGGATGGGGATTTTCCGATATCAACACCCTGAATCCGGATATGGACGACACATCGGTTTGTTTACGAGCGTTGACACCGGCCGCATTTCAACTGGGAGGCGAATACCGGTCAGCGTGGGAGCGAGGCGTGACTTGGATGATTTCCATGCAGAACCGCGACGGCGGCTGGGCGGCATTTGAAAAAAACACGGACAAGAAATGGCCCCGTTGGTTGCTGCCGTTTCACGATTCCCACACGGTGTGGACTGACCCGTCCATGGCTGACCTGACCGGCCGAACACTGGAGTGTGTGTGCCGATATACGGGGTTGGATCACCTCCATCCGGTGATCAGGAGAGCCTCGGCCTGGTTGGCCAAGCATCAGCGGCAGGACGGATCGTGGTTCGGCCGCTGGGGGATAGCGTACGTGTACGGAACGTGGGCGGCGTTGACCGGTCTGGCAGCGGCGGGGTGGAATTTGCGCCACCCGACAGTACGGCGGGGTGTTCGCTGGTTGTTGGCCGTCCAACGCTCGGACGGCGGTTGGGGCGAATCGTGTCGGAGTGACCGCGAGGGGCGGTACGTACCGCTTGCCTTCAGCACACCTTCCCAGACGGCTTGGGCCCTCGACGCACTGATTGCGGTGCACGACCGGCCGATCCCGGAGATTAAGGCGGGCGTCCGCTGTCTGTTGGATCTGCTGGAAAAGAAAGATCCCCGCATCTTCCGATACCCGACAGGCGCCGGCTTAGCGGGGCAATTTTACATTCATTATCACAGTTACGGCTACATATGGCCGCTGTTGACCTTGTCTCATTACCGAAACAAATACGGCGACATCGACGAATAACGACAGGGGTAATCCGCAACGAGTCGAATTGTCAAGGTGTATAGGGCAGTAAATTGCCCGTGACCCAATTCCTCGCTATCCGGTTCTTCGCTCATCGCTTGGTAGTCTGCCTGGCTTTTGTTTGCCTATGTAGCAAATCAAAATTGCACTGTATCGGTGATTGACACTTGCAACCTTGCCTGTGGGATCTGGTCCCAATGGCATCACGATTACTCCGATTCTGTTATTTTAAACTGATGAGCAGCTACGCGAATATGATCTGGTAAAATCACTCATGAGGGCCACTGAGTCAGGGGAAGGATTCGCCACTTTCAAGAAGTGGCGTTTTTTTTATCAATCAGAGAAAACTTGATTTTTCTTACGAATGCTAATGTAAAGCATTAGGGT from Polycladomyces subterraneus includes these protein-coding regions:
- the shc gene encoding squalene--hopene cyclase, yielding MSLMERVEATIRRLRETLLQCQGTDGRWSFCFESGVMTDAYMILLMKLLEVRDERLTQGLVERILARQDKDGVWRVFEDEMEGNLSATVDAILALMYAGVWKKGNLVVKRVRKYVRHRRGLRHAGSLTKVVLSLLGHLPWDQHPKVPTEFMLLPLWFPVNLFDFVGFTRVHVVPILVAADRKYAAYLPERPDLSGWEGSKPDELPYILSDSPLNEWVNAAFSSFPDGAFGASSRREAALKWAEAFMLGRLEPDGTLYSYFTTTFLMVFALLALNYPKDHPVLVRAMQGLRAFAYPLAEGLHLQETTSTVWDTSLITHALLESGVKPDHPVIKRSLRYLLSRQQTKRSDWALKNPGVPAGGWGFSDINTLNPDMDDTSVCLRALTPAAFQLGGEYRSAWERGVTWMISMQNRDGGWAAFEKNTDKKWPRWLLPFHDSHTVWTDPSMADLTGRTLECVCRYTGLDHLHPVIRRASAWLAKHQRQDGSWFGRWGIAYVYGTWAALTGLAAAGWNLRHPTVRRGVRWLLAVQRSDGGWGESCRSDREGRYVPLAFSTPSQTAWALDALIAVHDRPIPEIKAGVRCLLDLLEKKDPRIFRYPTGAGLAGQFYIHYHSYGYIWPLLTLSHYRNKYGDIDE